In one Alistipes sp. ZOR0009 genomic region, the following are encoded:
- a CDS encoding family 16 glycosylhydrolase, with protein sequence MGNLFGNISLALKLKLGYIPSTLQYEAKLQKSWEDVIFFQQFPEGNLWKEYVELKGKKYSSKNEQRASQVRLKNIEKSDEWRRYKKLAKSSQVSRMIKMEETFADNFDGNSINQDRWLPKYFWGDKLIGKGYSHSEEFHHYTEGQNLHVKNGRLIIKTEEGSHAGMAWDKKFGFIPKKCDFTSGIINTGHSFRQRYGRFEAKVTFSRIDGVYNAFWMIGDNATPHLNVFKINQNLELGVINGIKEVNQSKVSSDLLKENTYIVGLEWGKKDLKWLINGVVVKKMSNNLPDTPLYLVFSSGVQKKPSGKIANDFIIDWVRCYKRN encoded by the coding sequence ATGGGCAATCTTTTTGGAAATATTTCTTTGGCGTTAAAGCTGAAGTTGGGATACATTCCCTCAACTCTACAGTATGAGGCTAAGCTTCAGAAGAGTTGGGAGGATGTAATTTTTTTTCAACAATTTCCGGAAGGAAATTTGTGGAAGGAATATGTGGAGTTGAAAGGGAAGAAATATTCCTCAAAAAATGAGCAAAGAGCCTCTCAGGTAAGGTTGAAAAACATTGAAAAATCGGATGAATGGAGGCGCTATAAAAAACTAGCAAAATCATCACAAGTTTCTCGGATGATTAAGATGGAGGAGACATTTGCCGATAACTTTGACGGTAACAGTATCAACCAGGATAGATGGCTCCCTAAATACTTTTGGGGAGATAAGCTGATAGGGAAAGGATATTCGCATTCTGAGGAATTCCATCATTATACGGAAGGCCAAAATCTTCACGTCAAAAATGGGCGATTGATTATCAAAACGGAGGAGGGATCTCACGCAGGAATGGCTTGGGATAAGAAATTCGGGTTTATTCCCAAGAAATGTGATTTTACATCTGGTATTATTAATACAGGGCATAGTTTTCGGCAGCGTTATGGCCGATTTGAGGCTAAGGTAACGTTCTCTAGAATTGATGGAGTATACAACGCTTTCTGGATGATTGGAGACAACGCAACCCCTCATTTGAACGTTTTTAAAATTAATCAAAACCTTGAATTGGGTGTGATTAATGGAATAAAAGAGGTAAATCAGTCAAAGGTGTCTTCTGACCTACTGAAAGAGAATACCTATATTGTTGGATTGGAGTGGGGAAAAAAAGATCTAAAATGGTTGATAAATGGAGTTGTTGTAAAGAAAATGAGCAATAATCTGCCAGATACTCCTCTTTACTTAGTTTTTTCTTCGGGGGTTCAAAAGAAACCGAGCGGTAAAATAGCGAATGACTTTATTATAGATTGGGTACGATGCTATAAAAGAAACTAG
- a CDS encoding response regulator transcription factor has product MENKAKVLLAEDDENLGMLLKEYLNAKGYQTDLFVDGEKAFDGFKNNKYDIVILDVMMPIKDGFSVAKDIRMIDDKVPILFLTAKSMKEDVLEGFSVGADDYMTKPFSIEELQYRIEAILRRTKGAGGVASQDQFVLGAYTFDATKQILGHGGIDQKLTAKESELLKFLCINRNAVLDRNFALKTIWSDDSYFNARSMDVYITKLRKYLKEDPSIQILNIRGKGFKLIG; this is encoded by the coding sequence ATGGAAAACAAGGCAAAGGTTCTTTTAGCAGAAGATGATGAAAACCTTGGTATGTTACTAAAGGAGTATCTGAACGCCAAAGGTTATCAAACAGATCTATTTGTTGATGGAGAAAAAGCTTTTGACGGCTTTAAAAACAACAAGTACGACATCGTAATATTGGATGTTATGATGCCTATTAAGGATGGTTTTTCTGTCGCAAAAGATATTCGTATGATTGACGACAAGGTACCTATTCTCTTCCTTACAGCAAAGTCGATGAAAGAAGACGTGCTTGAAGGATTTTCGGTAGGTGCAGATGACTACATGACAAAGCCATTTAGCATAGAAGAACTTCAGTATAGAATTGAGGCTATTCTTCGCAGAACAAAGGGTGCTGGTGGTGTTGCGAGTCAAGATCAGTTTGTCCTAGGTGCATACACCTTTGATGCAACTAAGCAAATCTTAGGGCATGGTGGTATTGACCAGAAGCTTACTGCAAAAGAATCTGAACTTCTTAAGTTTTTATGTATTAACCGTAATGCGGTGCTTGATCGTAACTTTGCTCTCAAGACTATTTGGTCTGACGATAGCTACTTCAATGCACGTAGTATGGATGTGTATATCACAAAGTTAAGAAAGTACTTAAAGGAAGATCCTTCTATTCAAATTTTGAATATCCGTGGTAAAGGCTTTAAGCTGATTGGCTAG
- a CDS encoding hydrogen peroxide-inducible genes activator — MVTLVQLEYIVAVDTYRHFATAADRCFVTQPTLSMQIKKLEDDLGVTIFDRSKQPIIPTDVGVEIIEQARVILQEAKGIDAIVANHLKEVTGDLRIGIIPSLSPYLLPLFMNDLTKKHPQLSIKVREMITDDIVDALKKDLLDVGILVTPLHDATIKEEPLFYEQIEVYASVGHNFTGKSKIAIKELASPDLWLLSSGHCFRSQVLNLCSYHDTQRHSLPFEYESGSFDTLMKMIDRHGGFTLLPELAVSELDDLKRKQVRTFVDMVPLREVGLAFTRSFAKRNMLKTLKEHIQAAVPAEMLNKERGTIIEFR; from the coding sequence ATGGTTACTTTAGTACAGCTCGAATATATTGTTGCGGTGGATACCTACCGCCATTTTGCGACTGCGGCCGACAGGTGTTTTGTTACGCAGCCTACGCTTAGCATGCAAATAAAAAAGTTGGAGGACGATTTGGGTGTGACGATCTTCGACAGGTCTAAGCAGCCCATAATTCCTACCGATGTGGGCGTCGAAATTATCGAGCAGGCTCGCGTTATTCTTCAGGAAGCAAAGGGAATCGATGCGATAGTGGCTAACCACCTTAAGGAGGTGACCGGAGATCTTCGAATAGGGATAATTCCCTCCTTGTCGCCCTACCTACTTCCTTTGTTTATGAACGATTTAACTAAAAAGCACCCGCAGCTTTCCATAAAGGTTCGCGAGATGATTACGGACGACATTGTAGATGCTTTGAAGAAGGATTTACTCGACGTGGGGATTCTTGTAACGCCTTTGCACGACGCTACCATCAAGGAGGAGCCTCTTTTCTACGAACAAATAGAGGTTTACGCCTCCGTGGGGCACAACTTTACGGGTAAGTCAAAGATTGCCATTAAGGAGCTGGCCTCGCCCGACCTTTGGTTGCTCAGCAGCGGGCACTGCTTTCGCTCGCAGGTGCTTAATCTCTGCTCGTACCACGATACTCAGCGACATTCGCTTCCTTTCGAGTACGAAAGCGGCTCTTTTGACACGCTGATGAAGATGATAGACCGGCATGGTGGCTTCACCTTGCTCCCAGAGCTGGCGGTATCGGAGTTGGACGACTTAAAGCGCAAGCAGGTGCGTACGTTTGTCGATATGGTGCCTTTGCGCGAGGTTGGATTGGCCTTTACCCGAAGTTTTGCCAAACGAAACATGCTTAAAACGCTTAAAGAGCATATTCAGGCAGCAGTACCTGCCGAGATGCTTAACAAGGAGCGTGGAACGATTATAGAATTTCGTTAG
- a CDS encoding carbohydrate porin: protein MGKLNQCVADMKHYAPIVLLLALCNSLWGQADSGSKNASPFTYSILYKGDWVSSFKGGVKSGSSYAGIATAHLAFDLEKARWWKGGLLQVYLSNTHGQQPSERLVGAYQAVSNIEAGNRTFFQEFWFEQTVGQLSLKLGIQDLNVEFSANDFGSSFINSSFGIQSTFNDNLPASIFPVTGFGGILKWSISAMHTAKIGLFEGNPSCLSIDPWVFRIPFFEKSGTLNIFEYSYSGAIPVGANGFYKLGMYYHNHTSPAQAADTNHAGHNYGFYFVGNQPLYRRSDHSSLNLFTQLSLSPIKQSSNHLYWGVGLSYKGPSWHVPDELGLAFAQARFNESNAPLESVWECFYRYSFGQYFYLQPSAQYIVNPMRFGYPLNDAFLAIVRFGFHFEPR from the coding sequence ATGGGTAAGTTAAACCAATGTGTCGCCGATATGAAGCATTATGCGCCTATTGTACTGCTGCTTGCGCTCTGCAATTCGCTTTGGGGGCAGGCCGATTCTGGCTCAAAAAACGCCTCGCCTTTTACGTACTCCATCCTATACAAGGGAGATTGGGTTAGCTCTTTTAAGGGAGGGGTAAAGTCGGGCTCGAGCTATGCGGGTATTGCCACGGCGCATCTTGCCTTCGATTTGGAGAAGGCGCGCTGGTGGAAGGGGGGCCTGCTGCAGGTTTATTTATCCAATACGCATGGCCAGCAGCCATCAGAAAGGCTTGTTGGCGCGTATCAGGCCGTTAGCAACATCGAGGCGGGCAATAGAACCTTCTTTCAGGAGTTTTGGTTCGAGCAAACGGTTGGTCAGCTGAGCCTAAAGCTGGGCATACAAGACTTGAACGTCGAATTTTCGGCAAACGACTTTGGTAGCAGCTTCATAAACTCCTCTTTTGGCATACAATCTACCTTTAACGACAACCTGCCGGCCTCTATTTTCCCGGTAACAGGCTTTGGCGGCATCCTAAAATGGTCTATCAGCGCCATGCATACGGCTAAAATCGGACTTTTTGAGGGTAATCCCAGCTGCCTTTCAATTGATCCTTGGGTTTTTCGCATTCCATTCTTCGAAAAGTCGGGTACGCTTAATATTTTCGAGTATAGCTACAGCGGTGCAATTCCTGTGGGGGCCAATGGTTTTTACAAGCTCGGAATGTACTATCACAACCATACTTCGCCTGCTCAAGCAGCCGATACCAACCATGCAGGCCACAACTACGGCTTTTACTTTGTAGGCAACCAGCCTCTTTACCGGCGTTCCGACCATTCGTCGCTCAACCTTTTTACCCAGCTATCGCTTAGCCCAATTAAGCAGAGCAGCAACCATCTCTACTGGGGCGTTGGCCTCTCCTATAAGGGGCCATCTTGGCATGTGCCCGACGAGCTGGGCTTGGCCTTTGCCCAGGCCCGTTTCAACGAGAGCAATGCTCCGCTCGAGTCGGTTTGGGAGTGCTTCTACAGGTATTCGTTTGGACAATACTTCTACCTGCAGCCTTCGGCGCAGTATATCGTAAACCCCATGCGCTTTGGCTACCCTTTAAACGATGCTTTCCTAGCCATCGTACGCTTTGGCTTCCACTTCGAACCCCGCTAG
- a CDS encoding carboxymuconolactone decarboxylase family protein — protein sequence MYNETALELLNDLELSADKSYPALETLSESSTKYLRDLKVNLKTALSSENLGEKDALLTAYAVAVNAKNAPLQEAFKKRATAAGANTEEVAEAAAVASLLSANNILYRFRHFCDNKKYSDMPARIRMNIMMSPVLGKELFELISLAVSAVNGCQACVNSHEHSVRELGASEDRVFDAIRVAAIVVSVDRIIA from the coding sequence ATGTACAACGAAACCGCACTAGAATTACTAAACGACCTTGAACTAAGCGCTGATAAAAGCTATCCTGCACTAGAAACTCTAAGTGAAAGCAGCACAAAATACCTTAGAGATCTTAAGGTGAACCTAAAAACAGCCCTTTCATCCGAAAATTTAGGAGAGAAAGATGCCCTACTTACGGCTTATGCCGTTGCTGTTAATGCCAAAAACGCTCCGCTTCAGGAGGCCTTCAAAAAAAGAGCAACAGCAGCAGGTGCAAACACCGAAGAGGTTGCTGAAGCTGCGGCAGTAGCATCCTTACTAAGTGCCAACAACATTTTATACCGATTCCGCCACTTCTGCGACAATAAAAAATATAGCGATATGCCTGCGCGCATCCGCATGAACATAATGATGAGCCCTGTGTTGGGCAAAGAACTTTTTGAGCTAATTAGTCTTGCAGTTTCTGCGGTGAATGGCTGCCAAGCATGCGTTAACTCGCACGAACATTCGGTTCGCGAGTTAGGTGCTAGTGAAGATAGAGTTTTTGATGCAATAAGAGTTGCTGCCATCGTGGTATCTGTAGACAGAATCATTGCCTAA
- a CDS encoding Dps family protein has translation MNTNLNSIGLDKNLAQQLAGGLNELLASYQIFYQNLRGFHWNIRGEKFFELHLKFEELYNDAILKIDEVAERILTLGNTPLHSYSDYIKTSFIAEAKNLSDAKSTLDTTLNNFQTLLIKQRELLKVAQEAGDEGSVTLLSDYISQQEKTVWMLSAYLNK, from the coding sequence ATGAACACAAATCTTAATTCAATCGGACTAGATAAAAATCTAGCGCAGCAATTGGCTGGCGGACTAAATGAACTACTTGCTAGCTACCAAATTTTTTACCAAAACCTGCGAGGCTTTCACTGGAATATCAGAGGAGAGAAGTTTTTTGAGCTCCATCTGAAATTTGAAGAGCTGTACAACGATGCAATTCTAAAAATAGACGAGGTTGCAGAACGAATACTTACTTTGGGAAATACACCCCTACATTCTTACAGCGACTACATCAAGACTTCATTCATTGCAGAGGCTAAAAACCTAAGCGATGCAAAATCTACCCTAGATACAACTCTAAATAACTTCCAAACATTGCTTATTAAGCAACGCGAGCTGCTTAAAGTTGCTCAAGAAGCGGGAGATGAAGGTTCGGTAACGCTTTTAAGTGACTACATCTCGCAACAGGAGAAGACAGTGTGGATGCTATCGGCATACCTCAATAAGTAA
- a CDS encoding TonB-dependent receptor, producing MKRNTIIFLLVLLVFGAGTASANNPISVVGQIVNTKTKGSIPFINVMIKGTTIGAITDAEGKFILKNIPKGHHTLIASGVGFRKVEQHLDAFGSKPIELKIETEEENISMDEVVVSANRNERNKKEAPIIVSIINPKVFETTNSNNLSQGLNFQAGVRVENSCQNCGFPQVRINGLDGQYSQILIDSRPIFSSLSGVYGLEQLPTNMVERVEITRGGGSALYGSNAVGGIINIITKEPTRNLFSIANNTMLMDMKTPDVNTMLNASLVTNDFKSGMYIFGMVRNRNHFDKDGDGFSELGENKASTIGFRGYHKTSDFSKITVEYHNLNEYRRGGNAFDLPPHMADIAEQTQYYTNGGGVKFDLLGKDLKQRLNLYSSFQHNKRSSYYGAGKDPNAYGNSNDLTWVGGAQYTKTFDKLIFMPSELTAGAEYNFNHLEDDAPGYNRFTDQKAKIASVFLQNEWTTKKLGILVGARFDKHNMVKDAIISPRINLRYNPSSIFNFRATYSSGFRAPQTYDEDLHILAVSGEVALISNDPNLKPEKSHSYSASVDIYPNLGGIKTNFLVEGFYTTLNDKFEIVESGSDADGNILRKKVNGPGAYVTGVNVEAKAVFSHRFDVQMGYTQQQSRYEKPFDWSGGGVLKPQRKMFRTPDSYGFFSANYELTEDFVTSLSGTYTGPMLVQHNIGSVDPNDSNKTITTFAEKTTPSFFDMGIKLAYTLKISKEVNLQLNAGMQNIFDSYQKDFDKGALRDAKYVYGPALPRTLTFGAKIFL from the coding sequence ATGAAAAGGAATACCATCATATTCTTGCTAGTGCTGCTCGTGTTTGGGGCAGGTACAGCTAGCGCCAATAACCCCATATCGGTTGTTGGACAAATAGTAAACACCAAAACAAAGGGTAGCATCCCTTTTATAAACGTAATGATAAAGGGCACCACCATTGGCGCCATTACCGATGCCGAGGGAAAGTTCATTTTAAAGAATATTCCCAAGGGCCATCACACGCTAATCGCCTCCGGGGTAGGTTTTCGCAAGGTCGAACAGCATTTAGACGCTTTCGGGAGCAAGCCAATCGAGCTCAAAATAGAAACGGAGGAGGAAAATATATCGATGGACGAGGTCGTAGTGTCGGCCAACCGCAACGAAAGGAATAAAAAGGAGGCCCCAATCATTGTAAGCATCATCAACCCTAAGGTTTTTGAGACAACAAACTCGAACAACCTCTCGCAAGGGCTAAATTTTCAAGCTGGAGTAAGGGTTGAGAACAGCTGTCAGAACTGCGGCTTCCCACAAGTAAGAATAAACGGGCTTGATGGGCAGTATTCTCAGATTCTAATTGATAGCCGCCCGATTTTTAGCTCGCTTTCGGGGGTTTACGGGTTAGAACAGCTGCCCACTAACATGGTGGAACGCGTTGAAATAACCCGCGGAGGAGGTTCTGCCCTCTACGGATCGAATGCTGTAGGCGGAATTATCAATATTATAACCAAAGAACCCACGCGCAACCTGTTTAGCATTGCCAACAACACCATGCTGATGGATATGAAAACGCCCGATGTGAATACTATGCTCAACGCATCGCTCGTTACCAACGATTTTAAGTCGGGAATGTACATTTTTGGGATGGTGAGAAACCGCAATCACTTTGACAAGGATGGCGATGGCTTCTCGGAGCTGGGCGAAAACAAAGCTAGCACCATCGGATTCCGTGGCTACCATAAGACAAGCGACTTTAGCAAGATTACCGTGGAGTACCATAACCTTAACGAGTACCGCAGGGGTGGTAACGCGTTCGACTTACCCCCTCACATGGCCGACATAGCCGAGCAAACGCAGTACTATACCAACGGCGGGGGTGTCAAGTTCGATTTGCTGGGCAAAGATCTGAAGCAGCGCCTTAACTTATACTCCTCGTTTCAGCACAATAAGCGTTCGAGCTACTACGGAGCAGGAAAAGATCCCAACGCATACGGAAATAGCAACGACTTAACCTGGGTAGGAGGTGCGCAGTACACCAAAACCTTCGATAAGCTGATTTTTATGCCCTCGGAGCTTACGGCAGGTGCCGAATACAACTTCAATCACCTCGAAGATGACGCCCCAGGATACAATAGGTTCACCGATCAGAAGGCAAAAATAGCGAGCGTGTTTCTACAGAACGAATGGACGACAAAAAAGCTCGGCATTCTGGTTGGAGCCCGCTTCGATAAGCATAATATGGTAAAAGATGCGATTATAAGCCCCCGCATTAACCTTCGATACAACCCGTCGAGCATTTTTAACTTCAGGGCTACCTATTCGTCTGGCTTCCGTGCGCCGCAAACCTACGACGAGGATTTGCATATTCTAGCCGTTAGCGGCGAGGTGGCGCTAATCAGTAACGATCCGAACCTAAAGCCCGAAAAGTCTCATAGCTACAGCGCCTCGGTGGATATTTACCCCAACTTAGGAGGTATTAAAACCAACTTTTTGGTGGAAGGCTTCTACACGACGCTAAACGATAAGTTTGAAATAGTAGAAAGCGGTAGCGATGCCGATGGAAACATCCTTAGAAAGAAAGTTAACGGTCCTGGAGCTTACGTAACAGGGGTAAATGTGGAGGCAAAAGCTGTCTTTTCGCATCGCTTCGACGTCCAAATGGGCTACACGCAGCAACAAAGCCGCTACGAGAAGCCCTTCGACTGGTCGGGAGGTGGCGTACTAAAGCCACAGCGTAAAATGTTCCGCACTCCGGACAGCTACGGGTTCTTCTCGGCTAACTATGAGCTAACCGAGGACTTTGTAACATCGCTATCGGGCACCTATACGGGGCCAATGCTAGTCCAACACAACATTGGCTCGGTTGACCCGAACGATAGCAATAAAACGATAACCACCTTTGCCGAAAAGACTACGCCATCATTCTTCGATATGGGAATAAAGCTAGCCTATACGCTAAAAATATCTAAAGAGGTGAACCTGCAGCTAAACGCAGGCATGCAAAACATTTTTGATAGCTACCAAAAGGATTTCGATAAGGGAGCCCTACGCGACGCAAAGTACGTATACGGCCCCGCATTGCCCCGCACGCTAACCTTTGGGGCTAAGATCTTCCTATAG
- a CDS encoding peroxiredoxin: protein MLSVGSKLPEFSKTAVVSLEHGKEFATITSEDHKKAGKWLVLFWWPKDFTFVCPTEIAEFNKAYGEFADRDTELVGASTDSEFVHLAWRNNHSDLKGLKFPMLADTSKSLAEELGILEANEKVAYRVTYIVDPEGTIRFVSVNDLSVGRNVKEVIRVLDALQTDELCPCNWEKGQDTIKL, encoded by the coding sequence ATTTTAAGTGTAGGAAGCAAGCTTCCTGAATTTAGCAAGACCGCAGTAGTATCTCTAGAACATGGTAAGGAGTTTGCAACCATCACTTCAGAAGATCACAAGAAGGCAGGCAAATGGCTAGTGCTATTTTGGTGGCCAAAAGATTTCACCTTTGTTTGTCCAACCGAAATTGCTGAGTTTAATAAAGCCTACGGCGAGTTTGCCGACCGCGATACAGAACTTGTAGGTGCATCCACCGACTCTGAATTCGTACACCTTGCATGGCGCAACAACCACAGCGACCTAAAAGGGCTTAAATTCCCAATGCTAGCTGATACCTCAAAGTCTCTAGCCGAAGAGCTAGGAATTCTAGAGGCAAATGAGAAGGTTGCCTACCGCGTAACCTACATTGTAGACCCTGAAGGAACAATTCGTTTTGTTAGCGTAAACGATCTAAGCGTAGGACGTAACGTTAAAGAGGTAATTAGAGTGCTAGATGCGCTTCAAACCGATGAGCTATGCCCATGTAACTGGGAAAAAGGTCAAGATACCATTAAGCTATAA
- the lepA gene encoding translation elongation factor 4, with the protein MKNIRNFCIIAHIDHGKSTLADRLLQATHTLSDREFQNQVLDNMDLEREKGITIKSHAIQMEYIHGNETYILNLIDTPGHVDFSYEVSRAIAACEGALLIVDATQGIQAQTISNLYLALDHNLEIIPVINKIDMEAAMVEEVTDQIVDLIGCKPEDIIPASAKTGVGVPEILEAIVNRVPAPTGDAEAPLQALIFDSVFNSFRGIIAYFKVVNGVIRQGEKVKFFNTGHEYIADEVGVLKMKMHPRQELRAGDVGYIISGIKASAEVKVGDTITSVGNPCKKAIDGFEDVKPMVFAGLYPVDSDDYEDLRSSLEKLQLNDASLTFEPESSLALGFGFRAGFLGLLHMEIIQERLYREFDMDVITTVPNVSYKIHTTKGDLVEVHNPSGLPAPTLIDFIEEPTIHAQVITKTEYLGAIMKLCIDKRGILRNQVFLSTDRVEVNFDMPLSEIVFDFYDKLKSISRGYASFDYYLNGYQQATLVKLDILLNGEPVDALSCLIHRDNAYDFGRKMCEKLKDLIPRQQFDIAIQAAIGAKVIARETIKALRKDVTAKCYGGDISRKRKLLEKQKKGKKRMRQVGNVEVPQQAFLAVLKMGD; encoded by the coding sequence ATGAAGAACATAAGAAACTTTTGTATTATAGCCCATATCGACCATGGTAAAAGCACCTTGGCTGACAGACTTCTACAGGCTACCCACACGCTTAGCGATAGGGAGTTCCAAAACCAAGTTCTAGACAACATGGATTTGGAGCGCGAAAAGGGTATTACCATTAAGAGCCATGCCATCCAAATGGAATACATCCATGGTAATGAAACCTACATCCTAAACCTAATCGATACCCCTGGCCACGTAGACTTTTCGTACGAGGTATCACGCGCAATAGCGGCTTGCGAGGGTGCTCTCCTGATTGTTGATGCAACCCAAGGAATTCAAGCGCAAACCATCTCTAACCTTTACCTTGCCTTAGACCACAACTTGGAAATCATTCCTGTAATCAACAAGATTGACATGGAAGCGGCAATGGTTGAGGAAGTAACCGATCAAATTGTTGACCTTATTGGGTGCAAACCTGAAGATATCATCCCAGCCAGTGCCAAAACAGGTGTTGGAGTCCCTGAAATACTGGAGGCTATTGTAAATAGGGTCCCTGCGCCTACTGGAGATGCTGAAGCCCCACTCCAAGCGCTTATTTTTGACTCCGTATTCAACTCTTTCCGTGGTATCATTGCCTACTTTAAGGTTGTGAATGGAGTAATTCGCCAAGGGGAGAAAGTGAAATTTTTCAACACAGGGCACGAATACATCGCAGATGAAGTTGGCGTTCTTAAAATGAAAATGCATCCACGACAAGAGCTCCGTGCTGGAGATGTGGGCTACATCATTTCGGGAATAAAAGCCTCAGCCGAAGTTAAAGTAGGAGATACCATCACCTCTGTTGGAAACCCTTGTAAAAAAGCAATTGATGGCTTTGAGGATGTTAAACCAATGGTATTTGCAGGCCTATATCCTGTAGATTCGGATGACTACGAGGATCTACGCTCCTCGCTCGAAAAGCTGCAGCTTAATGATGCATCGCTTACCTTCGAACCTGAATCGTCGCTTGCTCTTGGCTTCGGCTTTCGTGCAGGTTTCCTAGGCCTTCTTCATATGGAGATCATCCAAGAACGCTTGTACCGCGAGTTTGACATGGATGTTATCACCACCGTTCCAAACGTTTCCTATAAAATCCATACAACTAAAGGAGATTTGGTGGAGGTTCATAACCCATCGGGATTACCAGCCCCAACCCTTATCGATTTTATTGAGGAGCCAACTATACATGCCCAAGTGATTACAAAAACAGAGTACCTTGGCGCTATCATGAAGCTATGTATTGACAAGAGAGGGATTCTTCGTAACCAGGTTTTCCTATCTACCGATCGTGTTGAAGTAAACTTTGACATGCCTCTAAGCGAAATCGTTTTTGATTTTTACGATAAGTTAAAAAGTATTTCACGTGGCTACGCTTCGTTCGACTACTACTTAAATGGATATCAGCAGGCAACTCTTGTAAAATTAGACATCTTACTAAACGGAGAGCCCGTAGATGCACTTTCCTGCCTAATCCACCGCGATAATGCCTATGATTTTGGTCGAAAAATGTGCGAAAAGCTGAAGGATTTGATCCCTCGACAACAGTTCGACATTGCAATTCAGGCCGCAATCGGGGCTAAAGTGATTGCTCGCGAAACAATTAAAGCCTTGCGCAAAGATGTTACAGCAAAATGTTATGGTGGAGATATCTCGCGTAAACGCAAGCTTCTAGAAAAACAGAAAAAAGGGAAGAAAAGAATGCGCCAAGTTGGCAATGTTGAAGTACCACAACAAGCCTTCCTTGCAGTTCTCAAGATGGGAGATTAA